TAATCCCATGATACGGCGACTTGGCCCGCGGGCACCGACAGCGCGCCGTATTTCGCCGCATTGGTCGCCATCTCGTGCAGAGCGAGGGTCAGGCTTTGCGCGGCTTTTGGGTTGAGCTTCAGATCCGGCCCATTGATCTGGACACGGCTTGGGCCCTCATCTTGATAGGGCGCGGTTACGGCATGGATCAGCACATCAATGCTGGCGTCCAGCCAGTGGCCCTGCACCAATTGATCATGCGCGCTGGCCAGCGCCTGCAACCGCCCCAAAAACCCATCCAGCGCCGGCCGATCCACGCGATGCAGGCTTTGGGTCGCAACCGATTGCACCACCGCCAATGTGTTTTTCACCCGATGGTTCAGCTCGGCGATCAGCGTCTTTTGCATCCGCTCAAGCTGTTTTCGGGGCGCGATGTCGTTAAACAGAACGCCGACCCGCCGCAGGCCCGGCGCGTCAAATGGAAAGGCATAGACCTCGTAATCATGTCCAAGGGCGGCTGCCGCAGCCTCGAACCGCTTGGACTGGCGGGTCAGGGCAATCTCGCCATAGATATCGAACCAATGCTGCTCATGCGCGGGGGCATGTGCGCGCATGGTGCGGCTGGTCGCATCGACAAGGCCGGTCTGTGCGGCAAAGGCGTCGTTCACTTCGATAAAGCGATAGTCGATGGGGGACATCTGATCGTCAAAGATC
Above is a genomic segment from Ketogulonicigenium vulgare WSH-001 containing:
- a CDS encoding sensor histidine kinase, with the protein product MMRPAMDTVTAADGDARYRQLFNAIDQGFCVIEMIFDDQMSPIDYRFIEVNDAFAAQTGLVDATSRTMRAHAPAHEQHWFDIYGEIALTRQSKRFEAAAAALGHDYEVYAFPFDAPGLRRVGVLFNDIAPRKQLERMQKTLIAELNHRVKNTLAVVQSVATQSLHRVDRPALDGFLGRLQALASAHDQLVQGHWLDASIDVLIHAVTAPYQDEGPSRVQINGPDLKLNPKAAQSLTLALHEMATNAAKYGALSVPAGQVAVSWDYTGHDHIALTWAESGGPEILQQPTRRGFGTRLIQDVLTHEFGAEIRITYPQSGLIATITAPAGAIVAPVR